A genome region from Calditrichota bacterium includes the following:
- a CDS encoding flippase produces MRSSIAKDSLMTFGTRLLMFLVQGINGLLLARLLGPTGRGQYALIVLVPTVAALIFNFGLSTSSAYFVSSGKIPFPKMFGTVLLWVSITGTAGILLTNGLAPVYLKFYPEVPLPLFRLGSAAILLILLFNNSLTLFQGRSDFKRFNLINGLNPFLFLMGFLLLVVVLKFKLTGAVFSYLIGLGGAALAGFFLLLKQAKPVVRAPVQHLKKIVRYSSRVAVAEIVTFLNYRFDMFLVGYFLGAKAVGLYAVAVLIAETLWYLSSSVGTVLLPAFGTMTSHERMAVLTRVLRHIFWISVAMIAILFLIDYPLVKGLFGAKFLPSVLALRGLYVGVIALSLAKIISSYILSLGKPAVTMRIALAGFALNLSLNVWWIPKIGILGAALASTAAYSLMLLLDVLWLWQNSRPRLSDLLVPKRDDFRFYGRLIQKGWMQIAGRTST; encoded by the coding sequence ATGCGTTCATCGATTGCGAAAGACAGTTTGATGACCTTTGGAACCCGGCTCCTGATGTTTCTGGTGCAGGGAATCAACGGGCTTTTGCTGGCGCGGCTTCTGGGACCCACCGGCCGGGGACAATACGCTCTAATTGTGCTGGTGCCCACCGTTGCCGCACTTATTTTTAATTTTGGCTTGAGCACCTCGTCTGCCTATTTTGTCAGCAGCGGCAAAATTCCCTTCCCAAAAATGTTTGGGACGGTTTTGCTGTGGGTTTCCATTACGGGGACGGCTGGGATTCTGCTTACCAACGGTCTGGCACCGGTTTATCTGAAATTTTATCCCGAGGTTCCGCTGCCGCTTTTCCGGCTGGGTTCGGCGGCTATTCTCCTTATCCTTTTATTCAACAATAGTCTAACCCTGTTTCAAGGACGAAGCGATTTCAAACGTTTTAATTTGATCAACGGGTTGAATCCCTTTTTATTTCTGATGGGTTTTTTGCTGCTGGTGGTTGTGCTTAAATTCAAACTTACGGGAGCTGTTTTTTCTTATCTGATCGGATTGGGAGGGGCGGCACTTGCGGGTTTCTTCCTCCTGCTGAAGCAGGCAAAACCGGTTGTTCGCGCTCCTGTTCAGCATCTGAAAAAGATCGTACGGTACAGTTCCCGGGTTGCAGTGGCAGAGATTGTGACGTTTCTCAATTATCGATTTGACATGTTTCTGGTGGGTTATTTTTTGGGTGCAAAGGCCGTGGGACTGTATGCCGTCGCGGTGCTGATTGCCGAAACCCTCTGGTACCTGTCGTCTTCGGTGGGGACGGTTTTGCTGCCTGCGTTCGGGACGATGACGTCACACGAGCGGATGGCGGTACTCACCCGCGTCCTGCGCCATATTTTCTGGATTTCCGTTGCGATGATTGCTATTTTATTTTTAATCGATTATCCGCTGGTCAAGGGGCTGTTTGGGGCAAAATTCCTCCCATCGGTTCTGGCGCTGCGCGGACTTTATGTGGGAGTGATTGCGTTGAGTCTGGCGAAAATTATCTCCAGCTATATTTTATCCCTCGGAAAACCAGCCGTTACTATGCGGATTGCTCTGGCGGGTTTTGCTCTGAATCTTTCATTAAACGTGTGGTGGATTCCGAAAATCGGAATTCTGGGGGCGGCACTGGCATCCACGGCCGCCTACAGTTTAATGCTGCTTCTGGATGTGCTGTGGCTGTGGCAAAACAGTCGCCCGAGGCTGAGTGATTTGCTGGTGCCGAAACGTGACGATTTCAGATTCTACGGACGTTTGATTCAAAAAGGATGGATGCAGATTGCCGGTCGAACTTCAACATGA